Sequence from the Candidatus Bathyarchaeota archaeon genome:
CAATCTGAAGGCCCTCAGGGCAGCCCTCATATCTGTGAACTTCATCGGCACTGATATCCTCGGCAGCTGCCAGGGAGCAAGCCTCCTCACCTCCTCTGAGAAGGCTATTAGGGTGAGCCTGTCATCGGGAAACCTCAATCTCATGAGCTCCGAGAGGGCTAGGGCTGTCTCTAAAGCCGCCTCAACCTTCTCATCTCTGTTCATTGAGCCGCTCTCGTCCACTATGATCCCGAGGTGGAGGTGGGCGTGGTTCTTTGACTCGTAGACCTTCAGGTCCTTGAGCCTCAGACTGGTGGGGGAGCCTCCCCTCTCCAGGGCTGAGATGAGGCTGGCCTCTATGTTGATCCTCTCGTATGGATCGCCGTACTCGTAGCTTCTGATGGCCGAACAGGTCCAGGGGCCTTCTCTAACCTCATCAAGGGTGTGGGGGCCTATGCCCCTCCTCGATAGGCTCTCCAGGATCCTCTCTAGGGTTGCCCTTCCTAGGGCCCTCGCCCCCTTTGAGGTTAGCCTGAGGGCCTTAGGGCTGTTCTCTATGAACCCCCTCTTCTCAAGGTCTGAGAGGGCGGTATCGAGATCCTCTCTTGTGAGACCCCGGGGTTCCGACTCGAGCTCCTCTAACTCTTCAATAAGCCTTCTCCTATCCTCGTTCATCTCCAGCTCCTCTAGGACCCTCTCCGGGTCTGAGTCGGTCTCGAGGATCTCCTCCACAGCCCTCCTCAGGAGCTCCGCCTCCAGCTCCTCCAGCTCCCTCTCGGCCTCCTCCCTCCTCCTCTCAGCCTCCTCCACTCTCCTCTGGGCCTGCTCTCTTGCCCTCTCCATTATCTTGGAATCGTAGTCCAGGCCGTGGCCTATCTGCATCCTCATCACCTCCCTGAGGATCTGGTGGAGATCCGTCTCGAGGTCGCTGCATGGGTTTCGGCTCGGGAGCTCCATCAGGTCTCCATCCTCTTCGGCGTGAAGATGTCCGCCTCTGGTGGAAGGGGGTTGAGAACCCCGAGGGTGATGAGGGTGTCGGCTAGGAGCTCGAGGGCTGAGAACCTGTACTCCTCTAACGCCTTCCTGTTTGACCTCTCAGGCATGCCCGTAGAGAGGGCCTCTAGTCCTTCCTCTCCATCGGTCCTCCTCTGATATGCTATCTGGTCAATCCATGAGATCGCCTCATAGGCCTTGGGGTGTTCGTCTAGGCATTCGAGGAGGCTTGAGCCCATTGTGAGGAGGTGCTCAAGCTCCTCCCCTAGGGCCTCCCTGTCGAACTCCTCTCCCAGGCCCGTCAGGATGGCGACGCCCACGTCCCTGATGGCGTACCACATTATATCCTCGACAGCCATGTCATGCTTGGCCATGGTCAGCCTTGGGTCCTCCTCAAACCCTACCAGGTCTGGGTTTAGGCGGATCCTGCCTCTAAGGGCGAGCTTCAACCCCTTCGCCGCGTCCTCTAGGGTACAGACCCTCCTATCCCTCATCTCCGCCATGGAGATGGTGTGGTCGAGGGCCTTTATGCTTCCCCTTATGCTTGCCCCCCTCTCTATGTTCGGGCATTGCCTTGTGTATCTGGAGGTCTTGTTTATCACATCGATTATCCACCAGGGGGCTACAGCCATCCTCCCAATAGCCTTTGGATCTATCCATGAGGCCCGTTTCTCTTCCTCACCTCTCCTTTCCTTGAAGAATCCGTTTTGAATCCTCAGCCTCTCCTTAAGCATTATCTCCCTCTCCACGGGCTCTTCGGGCAGGTCCATGGGTATCATCTCCAGCCTGTCCAGGAGGGGTTCTGGGATCCTGTTCACGTGGGCGAATCCGGATGGGTTTCCTGTGGCTATGAAGAATATGTCTATCGGGCGCTCCCAGTTGTACTCCTCCAGGATGATCTTACCCTCCTGGAGGATGGGGTGGAAGAGGACCTGGACCTTTGTTGGGATGGCGGGGAGCTCATCCACACAGACGATCCCCCTGTTCCCCCTGAGGATCCCTGTCCCTATGAAGACCTTGGGGTCGGAGGGGTTCTCCCCCTGGACTATTGCCTGGATGTCCTTTACCCCTAGGATCTTCGCCTCATTGGTATACTCGTTCCCCTGGATCCTACTAAACCTCTCCCTCCCAGATATGAACTCTACCCCGAACTCTTCGGCTGGGTCCTCGGCCTCCCTGCACCTAGGGCAGAGCCAGTCCCTGGGCCACTTTGGGTCGCAGTTGTAGGGGCACCCCCTCACCTTAGGAGCGGGGGGGAGGAGCTTAGCCAGGGCCTCCGCGAGACGGGTCTTCCCAGTCCCCTCCCTGGAGACAAGGTAGGGATGGCTGCAGCTCAAGACAGAGAGGATGACATCCCTCTTTGTCTCCTCCCTCCCATCAATATCGGGCAGCGGGTCCTCCCCAGCCCTGAGCTTCCTCAGCACCATGTACCTGAGTTCATATCTTACGGGGAGGGGGCTGTAACCCCTGAGATCAACCATGGGATCTTGAATACTCCCCTCTAGATCATCTCTGTGATTGGAAGCTTTTCCTGAAGTTTTACCCATCGACTTCCTTCCTATGGTGATGAGGAGAGATTTAAATGAGAGGGCTGGGGGGCGGGCCATAGTTCCCTCATTCAATCCTCCAAACAGTCTTAACCTCCTCCTAAGCCGATATATGATGAGGTTAAATTCTCTGGAGCTATTCTCTAGGTTGGAAAGGTCTGCCGTGTCTAGCCCAAGAACCCTCACCCTCTCAGAACTTGAGTTCAGCCTCCCCCGCCCTGAGCATCCCTCATGGGAGTTGCTCAGGTTCACAGACTACCTAGGCCTAGAGGAGGCCACCGGTAGAGGAGTCTACCAACTGAGCCTAGAGAAGTGCGCCACCCTTAGAGAGGATGAGATCCGCAGGATCAGCCGGTATGGGGTCCTATTATCGGAGGAGGTCTTGAGGGAGATATCTAGGCTGAGGGGGGAGAAGATTGTAAACATCGACCTGTGGGGTGGGGACCTCGTCTTGACCGCTACTAGGGGGGCTGAGGGCCTCCTCCAGGGCTATGCAGAATATGAGCCTAAGACCTCGACCTATAGGTCTAAGCCTAGAAGCCTCTGGAATATCCTAGAGGGGCTTCAGGGGAGGTGCAGGGTGAAACTCGGGTTAAACCTTGATCTTGGATTATCCTTCACGCCCAGCCCATCCTTCAGGCTCAGGAGCTATCAGGCCAGGTGCTACGAGGCTTGGAGGAGGATGGGCTTCAGGGGTGTTATAGCCCTGCCCACCGCCGCTGGGAAGACCTTCCTAGCCCTGCAGGCCATCTCAGACCTCAGGGTTAGAACCCTGATAATCGTCCCCTTCATAGAGCT
This genomic interval carries:
- a CDS encoding VWA domain-containing protein, with protein sequence MELPSRNPCSDLETDLHQILREVMRMQIGHGLDYDSKIMERAREQAQRRVEEAERRREEAERELEELEAELLRRAVEEILETDSDPERVLEELEMNEDRRRLIEELEELESEPRGLTREDLDTALSDLEKRGFIENSPKALRLTSKGARALGRATLERILESLSRRGIGPHTLDEVREGPWTCSAIRSYEYGDPYERINIEASLISALERGGSPTSLRLKDLKVYESKNHAHLHLGIIVDESGSMNRDEKVEAALETALALSELMRLRFPDDRLTLIAFSEEVRRLAPWQLPRISVPMKFTDMRAALRAFRLESSFEAGERQAYLITDSAPNYEDGAFIGFEAALRGVLREARHYRREGIILNILMLDEDDELRQMARALARESLGRVFFTTPKNLGEAVVEDFLVLRRA
- a CDS encoding AAA family ATPase, producing the protein MRVLGLDTADLSNLENSSREFNLIIYRLRRRLRLFGGLNEGTMARPPALSFKSLLITIGRKSMGKTSGKASNHRDDLEGSIQDPMVDLRGYSPLPVRYELRYMVLRKLRAGEDPLPDIDGREETKRDVILSVLSCSHPYLVSREGTGKTRLAEALAKLLPPAPKVRGCPYNCDPKWPRDWLCPRCREAEDPAEEFGVEFISGRERFSRIQGNEYTNEAKILGVKDIQAIVQGENPSDPKVFIGTGILRGNRGIVCVDELPAIPTKVQVLFHPILQEGKIILEEYNWERPIDIFFIATGNPSGFAHVNRIPEPLLDRLEMIPMDLPEEPVEREIMLKERLRIQNGFFKERRGEEEKRASWIDPKAIGRMAVAPWWIIDVINKTSRYTRQCPNIERGASIRGSIKALDHTISMAEMRDRRVCTLEDAAKGLKLALRGRIRLNPDLVGFEEDPRLTMAKHDMAVEDIMWYAIRDVGVAILTGLGEEFDREALGEELEHLLTMGSSLLECLDEHPKAYEAISWIDQIAYQRRTDGEEGLEALSTGMPERSNRKALEEYRFSALELLADTLITLGVLNPLPPEADIFTPKRMET